The Pyrus communis chromosome 9, drPyrComm1.1, whole genome shotgun sequence genome has a segment encoding these proteins:
- the LOC137744773 gene encoding uncharacterized protein translates to MKSESSNSLGNERTVKSVESVEDISKYSHSPAHLAVACRDYATLKRIISTLPRLAKASEVSTEDESLEAELRADAVSAVIDRRDVPGRETPLHLAVRLRDPSSAEILMAAGADWSLQNENGWSALQEAVCTREEAIAMIIARHYQPLAWAKWCRRLPRIVASTSRIRDFYMEMTFHFESSVIPFIGRIAPSDTYRIWKRGSNLRADMTLAGFDGFRIQRSDQTFLFLGEGYSSEDGNVNLAPGSLIVLAHKEKEITNALEGAGAQPTEAEVAHEVALMSQTNMFRPGIDVTQAELIPHLNWRRQERTETVGNWKAKVYDMLHVMVSVKSRRVPGAMTDEELFAVGDEEKVANGGDNDEYDDVLTAEEKRQLDSAFRVGNSDGACEEDDNGDSDCHEKGSVGSYENFESNGVVKEKKGWFGWNKKNSKGNDDSEDPKLLKKFSKLAPEGGNQKSLDHQKPSSEFPKDDIADAKKGKDKSSKKKKKKGLTDSKHESEYKKGLRPVLWLTPDFPLKTDELLPLLDILANKVKAIRRLRELLTTKLPPGTFPVKVAIPIVPTIRVFVTFTKFEELQPVEEFSTPLSSPAHFQDSKSKDSEGSSSWMSWVRGSRGGQSSDSDSHRYKDEIDPFLVPSDYTWVDANEKKRRMKAKKAKSKKHRKHATAKPGDAGHQASENVEE, encoded by the exons ATGAAGAGTGAAAGCAGCAATAGCTTAGGAAATGAGAGAACAGTTAAATCTGTAGAATCAGTGGAAGATATTTCCAAATATTCCCACAGTCCAGCTCATTTGGCGGTTGCATGCCGTGACTACGCCACTCTCAAGCGTATTATTTCTACCCTCCCTCGGCTTGCCAAGGCCAGTGAAGTAAGCACCGAAGATGAATCTCTTGAGGCTGAGCTCCGAGCTGATGCTGTATCTGCTGTCATTGATCGCCGAGATGTTCCTGGTCGTGAGACTCCGCTTCATCTAGCTGTACGTCTCCGGGACCCAAGCTCTGCAGAGATTTTGATGGCGGCTGGTGCTGATTGGAGTCTTCAAAATGAGAATGGTTGGAGTGCTCTCCAAGAAGCTGTCTGCACTAGAGAGGAAGCAATTGCTATGATTATTGCACGGCACTACCAGCCCCTTGCGTGGGCCAAATGGTGTCGTAGACTTCCCCGTATTGTTGCCTCTACATCCCGGATTCGTGATTTTTATATGGAGATGACTTTTCATTTTGAGAGCTCAGTCATCCCGTTTATTGGTCGAATTGCTCCATCAGATACTTACCGAATTTGGAAGCGTGGTTCTAATCTCCGAGCTGACATGACCCTTGCTGGTTTTGATGGGTTTCGCATTCAAAGGTCTGATCAAACATTTCTGTTTCTTGGAGAGGGCTACTCTTCAGAGGATGGTAATGTGAATTTGGCACCTGGTTCTTTGATTGTTCTTGCACATAAGGAGAAAGAAATCACAAATGCTTTGGAAGGAGCTGGTGCTCAACCAACCGAAGCTGAAGTTGCCCATGAAGTGGCCTTAATGTCACAAACGAATATGTTTAGGCCAGGCATTGATGTTACTCAGGCTGAGCTTATCCCCCATTTGAATTGGAGGCGACAGGAGAGGACTGAGACGGTTGGAAATTGGAAAGCCAAAGTTTATGATATGCTTCACGTGATGGTGAGTGTGAAGTCAAGGCGGGTTCCAGGTGCTATGACTGACGAGGAACTCTTTGCAGTGGGCGATGAAGAAAAGGTGGCAAATGGTGGTGATAATGATGAATATGACGATGTATTGACTGCTGAAGAAAAAAGGCAGTTGGATTCTGCATTTCGTGTGGGGAACTCAGATGGTGCTTGTGAGGAAGACGACAATGGAGACTCTGACTGTCATGAAAAAGGTTCAGTAGGCTCGTATGAGAACtttgaatccaacggtgttGTTAAGGAGAAGAAGGGTTGGTTTGGTTGGAACAAGAAAAATTCGAAGGGAAACGATGATTCCGAAGATCCAAAGCTTTTGAAAAAGTTCTCAAAGTTGGCCCCAGAAGGTGGGAACCAGAAATCACTTGATCATCAAAAACCATCATCTGAATTTCCTAAAGACGATATTGCAGATGCGAAAAAGGGAAAAGATAAAAGCagtaagaagaaaaagaagaaagggtTGACTGATTCTAAGCATGAGAGTGAGTACAAAAAAGGTTTGAGACCTGTCTTGTGGTTGACGCCAGATTTCCCGTTGAAAACAGATGAGCTTCTTCCTTTACTAGACATCTTAGCAAACAAGGTCAAGGCTATAAGGAGACTCAGGGAGCTTTTGACAACTAAATTGCCCCCTGGCACTTTTCCTGTCAAG GTTGCTATTCCGATTGTCCCAACAATACGAGTTTTTGTAACATTTACCAAATTTGAGGAGCTTCAGCCAGTGGAGGAGTTCTCAACCCCTCTCTCCAGTCCTGCACATTTTCAGGATTCAAAGTCAAAGGACTCAGAAGGATCCTCGTCATGGATGTCGTGGGTGAGAGGAAGTCGTGGTGGGCAATCAAGTGACAGTGATAGCCACCGGTATAAGGATGAGATTGACCCTTTCCTCGTACCATCGGACTATACCTGGGTTGATGCCAATGAGAAAAAACGCCGCATGAAAGCCAAGAAGGCCAAGAGCAAGAAACACAGGAAACATGCAACAGCCAAGCCCGGTGATGCAGGACATCAGGCAAGCGAGAATGTTGAAGAATAG